The DNA region TGGCCAACTTGTCTGCGAAGCTCACAACTCTCCCGACGAGGTTCGTCTCGTACCTATACATCCTGAAAAGCTCCGCCAAGTGGTGGAACTCCCTCTTAAACACCTCCTCCTCCACTTCCTCCCAGCGGAGCCTTTCCCGTACCTCTCTCCCAGGGTGGCCAAGCACTGACTCCGCCAGGTCGTGCACAGTTGCCACCGTCAAAACCTCCTTGATGTCCACATCGACGCCTTCCGCATTTAGCTGGGCCGCTATCTCGCCGGCAAGGAGGGCCACCAACATGGAGTGGGCACAGACAGACTCAGCGTCGGCAACGCCCCGCTGGAGCCACCCGACGCGCGGCGTCCTGCACAGGGTGTCCACTACAGAAATTAAGTCGGTCATAAAGCGCCGAATGTCAGAGGATCGGATCGAGGGCTTATATCGTACGCAACGGGCGTAGCCAACACCCTAGGCACCTCCTCCTGCTTGAAGTTAGCCAGCGCCCACGACATCTTGGCATAGGCCGCCTCGGGCAACATATCCTCAAGCGGCACCACGCCGAGTGACAAGAGCTCCCTCCCCCTCCTGTACACGAAGAGGTTGACCCGGCCGTACAGCGTCTGGCTAGTCATCGCCACGACGACGCCAGCGTCTACCAGCTTCTTGATAGAGGGGAGGAGGTACTCCCCCACGTGGCCAAACCCCGTCCCCTCCAGCACCACGCCCCTTATCCCCACGTCGAGCATGGCCTCCAGGAGGCGGGGATGCATCCCCGGGTAGAACTTCACAAGGGCCACTCTCTCCTCGAACTTAGAGGTGTACTCCAGCCCGTCCCTCTCCTTGTACTCGCTGGTATTGACCTGGAGGAGGTCCTTCTCGGGGTAGTACTCGGCGATTGGCGTTGTGTTGATTGATTGAAAAGCGTCGCGGCGCGACGTGTGCATCTTTCTCACTCTCGTACCCCTATGTACGGCGATGGCGGAGTCGCCGCTAGTCTTATGCATAACCACTACAGACTCTGCGAAGGGCGCCCTCGCCGCCACGGCCATAGCAGCCTTGATATTGAGCACCGCGTCTGTGGAGGGGCGGTCGCTCGACCTCTGGGCGCCCACCAGGGCGATTGGCCCCGGCGCCTTGGCAAAGGCAAAGGCTAGAGCCGCCGCTGTGTAGTGCATGGTGTCTGTGCCGTGAAGCACAACAACCCCCTTAGCCCCCCTCCTAAACGCATCGGCAACTCTCTCAGCCAACACCCCCCAGAGAGCAGGCGTCATGTCCTCGCTAAACTTGGCCATCACCTCCTCTGCCTCCACCTCCGCCTCTAAACCCCCCAGCACCTCGAACAAATAGTCCACACTGAGGGTGGGGTAGACGCCGCCCGTCACGTAGTCGACGCGCGAAAGGATGGTGCCGCCGGTTGCCAACAGCGCGATTTTCCCGCCCCCAGCCCTCTCCCCCCTCGGCCCCTCGGCCTTAAAAGCCTCAGGTACTTCGCCGAGCTCTATCACCTCTTTGATCCTCCCCTTTTTGAGCCCCACGTTGTAGCCGTTCTTCAGCTTAAGGACTACTATGTCGGGGTCGCTGAACTGCGTCGGGGGGATCAACACCCCCTCCAAGACGTCGCCGTTGTCGAGGACTACCCTGACGCGTTTATACATGTTTATCAAGCCAGCTCAAGATCTCCTTAAAGTTTTCCACCCGGTGCCTGGGCTTCCCCTTTCTGGTGAGCTCATGGCTCTCCTCGGGGAAAATGGCCAGCCTCGCCTCCACGCCGTGTAACCTCAGCGCGGTGAAGAAGAGCACGCCTTGGTCGAGCCACGTCCGGTAGTCCTCCATGGAGTGTATGATGAGCGTGGGAGTCTTCACCCTGTCAGCGTAGTACAGCGGGCTCTTCTCGATGCAACGCTCTCTGTCCCTCCACGGCGTGCAACACAGCTGGTCCTCCACGAAGTACCACCCGATGTCAGTCGTGCCGTACATGGAGACCCAGTCGCAGATAGAGCGCTGGGTCACAGCCGCCTTGAACTTGTCCACCCGCGTAATTATCCAGTTTGTCATAAACCCGCCGTATGAGCCCCCCGCCACCGCCGCCTTCTGGGGGTCAAGCGGGAAGTTCCTCACCGCGTAGTCCGCCACCTCCATTAAGTCTTGGAAATCCCTCTCGCCGTATCTGCACCTAATGTC from Pyrobaculum arsenaticum DSM 13514 includes:
- a CDS encoding HD domain-containing protein, yielding MTDLISVVDTLCRTPRVGWLQRGVADAESVCAHSMLVALLAGEIAAQLNAEGVDVDIKEVLTVATVHDLAESVLGHPGREVRERLRWEEVEEEVFKREFHHLAELFRMYRYETNLVGRVVSFADKLATLIRACRYRKMGYDTGDLVKNLYLKLSKYDDLAHLLDFYVSKYCGSLV
- the gatD gene encoding Glu-tRNA(Gln) amidotransferase subunit GatD, yielding MYKRVRVVLDNGDVLEGVLIPPTQFSDPDIVVLKLKNGYNVGLKKGRIKEVIELGEVPEAFKAEGPRGERAGGGKIALLATGGTILSRVDYVTGGVYPTLSVDYLFEVLGGLEAEVEAEEVMAKFSEDMTPALWGVLAERVADAFRRGAKGVVVLHGTDTMHYTAAALAFAFAKAPGPIALVGAQRSSDRPSTDAVLNIKAAMAVAARAPFAESVVVMHKTSGDSAIAVHRGTRVRKMHTSRRDAFQSINTTPIAEYYPEKDLLQVNTSEYKERDGLEYTSKFEERVALVKFYPGMHPRLLEAMLDVGIRGVVLEGTGFGHVGEYLLPSIKKLVDAGVVVAMTSQTLYGRVNLFVYRRGRELLSLGVVPLEDMLPEAAYAKMSWALANFKQEEVPRVLATPVAYDISPRSDPLTFGAL